In the genome of Hymenobacter cellulosivorans, one region contains:
- a CDS encoding OmpA family protein, translating to MPRSLRPLLTLLLFFSFLGTGHSQQKNTAPATRKLTGKVTRQLRVRPDGTPDFININKLAYFQDKKALKAIQKAEKRRNYNQARSLLEAYVSLFGIQNFAKDTPMLWRLAQLWEKAGNEEKAKAYYRLALKHHRQDIRKIQLYYDSLERKEADLYVPLKVYYDIVEYRKSIATFHPPKGVYTSMGDAINSKREDYGPTLNAGADQLIFSSKRKTRGIQDAVDEDLYTSHKEGVSWTDAEPLPKPINSQYNEGSACISKDGKTLYFARCECPTCHGNCDLYVSTFKDGQWTTPKTLGTTVNSPAWDSQPTLSRNEDTLYFASDRLGGFGLSDIWFTAKNKAGQWTKAQNLGPVVNTRESEVSPYYHPLYNVLYFSSRGQLLNYGDFDIYKTYRVRGRWQEPRNIGPLVNGKGSEYYFTIDSESTNLFYARSEAKDMKNLDLYSFPLPMEAQPLATTHIEGSLVDSVSSKPLNGIVSVIDTDNGIEVASKYVRPDGTFDFDLIEGSHYVILIQSPDYFTVEKQLELKGDTVMKLVTNSIDYGLPLIFKNIEFDQDKANIRPTMHPVLDRIALFMVDHPTFRLSIKGHTDSKGDPDFNENLSKDRAEAIRRYIETKGKLKPNRIESMGYGSTQPLKEEVTEEDARINRRVEFRLIRPDEDKPKPGDDKKPADGTLDWK from the coding sequence ATGCCCCGCTCTCTACGCCCGCTTCTCACCCTTTTGCTCTTTTTCAGCTTCCTTGGAACCGGGCATTCCCAGCAGAAAAATACGGCGCCCGCCACGCGCAAGCTCACTGGCAAAGTGACGCGGCAGCTGCGGGTGCGCCCCGACGGCACGCCCGACTTTATCAACATCAACAAGCTGGCCTACTTCCAGGACAAGAAAGCCCTGAAGGCCATTCAGAAGGCCGAGAAGCGCCGCAACTACAACCAGGCCCGCAGCCTGCTCGAAGCCTACGTGTCGTTGTTTGGCATTCAGAACTTCGCCAAGGACACGCCCATGCTCTGGCGCTTGGCTCAGCTCTGGGAGAAGGCCGGCAACGAGGAAAAAGCTAAAGCCTACTACCGCCTGGCCCTGAAGCACCACCGCCAGGACATTCGCAAGATTCAGCTCTACTACGATTCGCTGGAGCGCAAGGAAGCCGACCTTTACGTGCCACTCAAGGTGTATTACGACATCGTGGAGTATCGCAAGAGCATTGCCACGTTTCACCCGCCCAAAGGGGTATACACCAGCATGGGCGACGCCATCAACTCGAAGCGGGAAGACTACGGCCCCACGCTGAACGCCGGCGCCGACCAGCTGATTTTCTCGTCGAAGCGCAAAACCCGCGGCATTCAGGATGCCGTGGACGAGGATTTGTACACGTCGCACAAGGAGGGCGTGTCGTGGACCGATGCCGAGCCCCTGCCCAAGCCGATTAACTCCCAGTACAACGAAGGCTCGGCCTGCATCAGCAAGGATGGTAAGACGCTCTACTTCGCCCGGTGCGAGTGCCCTACCTGCCACGGCAACTGCGACCTGTATGTGTCCACGTTCAAGGACGGACAGTGGACCACGCCCAAAACGCTGGGTACGACGGTCAACTCCCCGGCCTGGGACTCGCAGCCGACCTTGTCGCGCAACGAGGACACGCTCTACTTCGCCTCCGACCGGCTCGGCGGCTTCGGCTTGTCCGACATCTGGTTTACGGCCAAAAACAAGGCCGGGCAGTGGACCAAGGCCCAGAACCTGGGCCCGGTGGTGAACACCCGGGAAAGTGAGGTGAGCCCCTACTACCACCCGCTCTACAACGTGCTGTACTTTTCCTCGCGTGGGCAGCTACTCAACTACGGCGACTTCGATATCTACAAAACCTACCGGGTGCGGGGCCGCTGGCAGGAACCACGCAACATTGGGCCGCTGGTAAATGGCAAGGGCTCGGAGTACTATTTCACGATTGACTCGGAGTCGACTAATCTGTTTTATGCCCGCTCAGAGGCCAAGGACATGAAAAACCTGGACCTCTATTCTTTCCCCCTGCCGATGGAAGCCCAGCCCTTGGCTACTACGCACATCGAAGGCTCATTGGTGGATTCGGTAAGTAGTAAGCCGCTCAACGGCATCGTCAGCGTAATTGATACCGACAACGGTATTGAGGTAGCCAGCAAGTACGTGCGCCCCGACGGCACCTTCGACTTCGACCTGATTGAGGGCTCCCACTACGTAATTCTGATTCAGAGCCCAGACTACTTCACCGTGGAAAAGCAGTTGGAGCTCAAAGGCGACACGGTGATGAAGCTCGTAACCAACTCCATTGACTATGGCCTGCCGCTGATTTTTAAGAACATCGAGTTTGACCAGGATAAGGCCAACATCCGGCCGACTATGCACCCGGTTCTGGACCGTATTGCCCTGTTCATGGTCGACCACCCCACATTCCGCCTCAGCATCAAGGGCCACACCGACTCCAAGGGCGACCCGGATTTCAACGAAAACCTGTCGAAGGACCGGGCCGAGGCCATCCGACGCTATATTGAAACGAAGGGCAAGCTCAAGCCCAACCGGATTGAAAGTATGGGCTACGGCAGTACCCAGCCGCTCAAGGAGGAAGTAACCGAGGAAGATGCCCGTATCAACCGGAGGGTAGAATTCCGCCTCATCCGCCCCGACGAGGACAAGCCCAAGCCCGGCGACGACAAGAAGCCCGCTGATGGCACGTTGGATTGGAAATAA
- the porQ gene encoding type IX secretion system protein PorQ produces MNRLLHRSALVRIIVLGLGGLLARPAAAQIGGQQAFSFLNLPPSAKLAGLGGVNVSSRDADGTMLYGNPALLNKEMDGRLALGYVDFLSDIKQSTASYVFNTERAGRFGVGLTYLDYGQFEQVDAAGNSLGQFSVNEYAVGVSNAYTSGNFTLAGTLKLAVSGIAGNHSVATLADVGALFKHPTQDFNVGLVVRNAGIQLKPYAGAEREPMPLDVQIGTSFKPEHMPLRISISAHHLQQLDIVYLDPTVRGQLDDEGNEVKPKKSLGDKIARHFVVGGELILGKNLNVRLGYNHLQRRELRLDNTAGGAGISFGVMLRISQFQLDYTRAGYHASGAANYFTVARNIDTLFKKND; encoded by the coding sequence ATGAATCGACTGCTACACCGTTCGGCTTTGGTGCGGATTATTGTCTTAGGCTTAGGTGGCTTGCTAGCCCGGCCGGCCGCCGCCCAGATTGGCGGGCAGCAGGCCTTTTCCTTTCTCAACCTGCCGCCCAGCGCCAAGCTGGCTGGGTTGGGTGGCGTCAACGTCTCCTCGCGCGACGCCGACGGCACAATGCTCTACGGCAACCCCGCCCTGCTCAACAAGGAAATGGACGGCCGCCTGGCCCTGGGCTACGTTGACTTTCTTTCCGACATCAAGCAAAGCACCGCCTCCTACGTGTTCAATACGGAGCGCGCCGGTCGTTTTGGCGTAGGCCTGACGTACCTGGACTATGGTCAGTTTGAACAAGTCGATGCGGCTGGCAACAGCCTCGGGCAGTTTTCGGTCAATGAGTATGCTGTTGGCGTGTCTAACGCCTACACCAGCGGCAACTTCACCCTGGCTGGTACCCTGAAGCTGGCCGTGTCGGGCATAGCCGGCAACCACTCGGTGGCCACGCTGGCCGACGTGGGCGCCTTGTTCAAGCACCCAACCCAAGACTTCAACGTGGGCCTGGTGGTGCGCAATGCCGGCATTCAGCTCAAGCCCTACGCCGGCGCCGAGCGGGAGCCCATGCCGCTCGACGTGCAGATTGGCACCTCGTTCAAGCCCGAGCACATGCCGCTGCGCATTTCTATTTCGGCCCACCACCTGCAGCAGCTCGACATTGTATACCTCGACCCCACCGTGCGCGGGCAGCTTGATGACGAGGGCAATGAAGTGAAACCCAAGAAAAGCCTGGGCGACAAAATTGCCCGCCACTTTGTGGTTGGCGGCGAGCTGATTCTGGGCAAAAATCTGAACGTGCGCCTGGGCTACAACCACTTGCAGCGCCGGGAGCTCCGCCTCGACAATACCGCGGGCGGGGCCGGTATCAGCTTCGGCGTGATGCTGCGCATCAGCCAGTTTCAGCTTGATTATACCCGAGCCGGCTACCATGCCTCCGGGGCGGCCAACTACTTTACCGTAGCCCGCAACATCGACACGCTGTTCAAGAAAAACGACTAG
- the lon gene encoding endopeptidase La, with translation MSSYDSRKPKPNLLLMTEDPAEMVSIVASDPDQPLSEQESPEQLPLLPVRNTVLFPGVVLPVTVTRKKSIRLVRKAYRGNKIVGVVAQKNTQSDDPALTDLFEVGTMARILKLLVLPDGNTTIIIQGQSRFRIEEQTQDTPYLTARVSYFPETFPNKSSKEVKGLVSSLKDAAAKMLKLNPEIPQEAQVALDNIESPAFLTHFLSSNINVEVGLKQKLLEINDGVERGTMLLEMMMKEIQLLEIKHEIQTKVHTDIDQQQRDYFLRQQIKVLQDELGFDGPDQEIDKLRQRAKDKKWPEAVAKHFQKELEKLARVNPQAAEFPISVNYVEFLLDLPWAEFTKDNFNLKRTKKILDQDHYGLEKVKERIIEYLAVLKLKQDMKAPILCLYGPPGVGKTSLGRSIAKSLGRKYVRMSLGGVRDEAEIRGHRKTYVGAMPGRIIAQIKKAGASNPVIVLDEIDKIASDFRGDPSSALLEVLDPEQNSTFTDNYLEVEYDLSKVLFIATANSLDTIQPALRDRMEIIDLTGYTLEEKTQIAKKHLWPKQLTEHGLSQKDVAITTPALQRVIDDYTRESGVRSLERKLGAVARNIAKNKAMKEPFPETLEPKDVSKILGAAIFDRDLYQDNETAGVVTGLAWTSVGGDILFIESLLSRGRGKLTLSGQLGDVMKESAITALSYLRSRAEELDIDYRLFDQYDLHIHFPEGAVPKDGPSAGIAIFTSIASVFTQRKIRSHLAMTGEITLRGKVLPVGGIKEKILAAKRAGIKDVILCEKNRKDILEIPADYLKDLTVHYADRVDDVLKVALLDEKVAHPIKLVVRDEPAVAPAPSVEVA, from the coding sequence ATGAGTTCATACGATTCGCGCAAGCCCAAACCTAACCTGTTGCTGATGACCGAAGACCCGGCCGAAATGGTGTCCATTGTCGCCTCCGACCCCGACCAGCCCCTGTCGGAGCAGGAGTCGCCGGAGCAGCTGCCGCTGCTGCCCGTGCGCAACACCGTCCTGTTTCCCGGCGTGGTGCTACCTGTCACCGTCACGCGCAAGAAAAGCATCCGGCTGGTACGTAAGGCCTACCGCGGCAACAAGATTGTGGGCGTTGTGGCCCAGAAGAACACCCAGAGCGACGACCCTGCCCTCACCGACCTGTTTGAAGTCGGCACCATGGCCCGCATCCTGAAGCTGTTGGTGCTGCCCGACGGCAACACGACCATTATCATTCAGGGCCAGAGCCGCTTCCGCATTGAGGAGCAAACCCAGGACACGCCCTACCTCACGGCCCGCGTGAGCTACTTCCCCGAAACGTTTCCCAATAAGAGCTCCAAGGAGGTGAAGGGCCTGGTGTCGTCGCTGAAAGACGCGGCGGCCAAGATGCTCAAGCTCAACCCCGAGATTCCGCAGGAAGCCCAGGTCGCCTTGGATAATATTGAGTCGCCGGCCTTCCTCACCCACTTTCTCTCGTCCAACATCAACGTGGAAGTGGGCCTCAAGCAGAAGCTGCTCGAAATCAACGACGGTGTGGAGCGTGGCACCATGCTGCTGGAGATGATGATGAAGGAGATTCAGCTCCTGGAAATCAAGCACGAAATCCAGACCAAGGTTCACACCGATATCGACCAGCAGCAGCGCGACTATTTCCTGCGTCAGCAAATCAAGGTGCTGCAGGATGAACTCGGCTTCGACGGGCCCGACCAGGAAATCGACAAGCTGCGCCAGCGGGCCAAGGACAAGAAGTGGCCCGAAGCCGTAGCCAAGCACTTCCAAAAGGAGCTGGAGAAGCTGGCCCGCGTCAATCCGCAGGCCGCTGAGTTTCCGATCAGCGTCAACTACGTGGAGTTTCTGCTCGATTTGCCCTGGGCCGAATTCACCAAGGACAACTTCAACCTGAAGCGCACCAAGAAAATCCTCGACCAGGACCACTACGGCCTGGAAAAGGTGAAGGAGCGCATCATTGAGTACCTGGCTGTGCTCAAGCTCAAACAGGATATGAAGGCCCCGATTCTGTGCCTCTACGGTCCGCCCGGCGTGGGCAAGACTTCCCTGGGCCGCTCTATTGCCAAGTCGCTCGGCCGCAAATACGTGCGCATGAGCCTGGGCGGCGTGCGCGACGAGGCCGAAATCCGCGGGCACCGCAAAACCTACGTGGGGGCCATGCCCGGCCGCATCATTGCCCAGATCAAGAAGGCCGGCGCTTCGAACCCGGTTATTGTCCTCGACGAAATCGACAAGATTGCCTCCGACTTCCGCGGCGACCCAAGCTCGGCATTGCTCGAAGTGCTGGACCCCGAGCAGAACTCGACCTTCACCGACAACTACCTGGAGGTGGAGTACGACCTCTCGAAAGTCCTCTTCATTGCCACGGCCAACTCCCTGGACACCATTCAGCCCGCCCTGCGCGACCGGATGGAAATCATCGACCTGACCGGCTACACGCTGGAGGAGAAAACCCAGATTGCCAAAAAGCACCTCTGGCCCAAGCAGCTCACCGAGCACGGCTTGAGCCAGAAGGATGTGGCCATCACCACGCCCGCTCTGCAGCGCGTCATTGATGATTATACCCGCGAATCGGGGGTGCGGAGCCTGGAGCGCAAGCTCGGAGCGGTGGCTCGCAACATTGCCAAGAACAAGGCCATGAAGGAGCCCTTCCCCGAAACGCTGGAGCCCAAGGACGTGAGCAAAATCCTGGGCGCGGCCATCTTCGACCGGGACCTGTACCAGGACAACGAAACCGCCGGCGTGGTTACGGGCCTGGCCTGGACCTCAGTGGGCGGCGACATACTCTTCATCGAAAGCCTGCTCAGCCGGGGCCGGGGCAAACTCACGCTGAGCGGGCAGCTCGGCGACGTGATGAAGGAGTCGGCCATAACGGCCCTTTCGTATTTGCGCAGCCGGGCCGAGGAGCTGGACATCGACTACCGCCTCTTCGACCAGTACGACCTGCACATTCACTTCCCCGAGGGCGCCGTTCCCAAGGACGGCCCCAGTGCCGGCATTGCCATCTTCACCAGCATTGCCTCGGTGTTTACCCAGCGCAAAATCCGCAGCCACCTGGCCATGACCGGCGAAATCACCCTGCGCGGTAAGGTGCTGCCGGTGGGCGGCATCAAGGAAAAGATTCTGGCGGCCAAGCGTGCCGGTATTAAGGACGTTATCCTCTGCGAGAAGAACCGCAAAGACATCCTCGAAATCCCGGCCGACTACCTCAAGGACCTGACCGTGCACTACGCCGATCGGGTCGACGACGTGCTCAAGGTGGCTTTGCTCGACGAAAAGGTGGCTCACCCCATCAAGCTCGTGGTGCGCGACGAGCCGGCCGTAGCTCCGGCGCCCAGCGTGGAAGTGGCGTAA